In the genome of Entelurus aequoreus isolate RoL-2023_Sb linkage group LG08, RoL_Eaeq_v1.1, whole genome shotgun sequence, one region contains:
- the tefa gene encoding TEF transcription factor, PAR bZIP family member a isoform X2, with the protein MTAEIPEIFRAFFETPFTLPSFDLDDTDKEKLGLDDSADLGGGVSEMGPSAALTPAIWDKTIPYGDEDFHLEYMDLEEFLMENGISASQGEGSLQGSISMGKKKAVKTEEVTPADEGLLPIEELSKCDEEVVIISNCETDITCDVTSEEKTEAECTSPEPVNPDEIEVEINYEPDPTDLVLSSVPGGELFNPRKHKFSEEELKPQPMIKKAKKVYVPEEQKDEKYWHRRSKNNVAAKRSRDARRLKENQITVRAAFLERENSVLRTEVADLRKECSSYKDIVGHYEAKFGKL; encoded by the exons ATGACTGCAGAGATCCCAGAGATATTCAGGGCTTTTTTTGAGACTCCATTTACTCTACCGAGCTTCGACCTAGATG ACACTGACAAGGAGAAGCTGGGTCTGGATGACAGTGCCGACCTGGGCGGAGGAGTCAGCGAGATGGGGCCGTCAGCCGCCCTCACCCCTGCTATCTGGGACAAGACCATCCCCTATGGCGACGAGGACTTCCACCTGGAGTACATGGACCTCGAGGAGTTCCTCATGGAGAATGGCATCTCTGCCTCACAGGGAGAAGGCTCCCTCCAGGGGAGCATTTCGATGGGAAAGAAGAAGGCCGTCAAGACCGAGGAGGTCACGCCGGCAGACGAGGGCCTGCTGCCCATTGAGGAGCTGAGCAAGTGTGATGAGGAGGTGGTGATCATCAGTAACTGCGAGACAGACATCACGTGTGATGTTACGTCAG AAGAAAAAACAGAAGCAGAGTGCACGTCCCCAGAGCCTGTCAATCCTGACGAAATCGAAGTCGAAATCAACTACGAGCCAGACCCCACAGACCTGGTCTTGTCTAGTGTACCGGGGGGCGAACTCTTCAACCCCCGCAAACACAAGTTCAGCGAAGAAGAGCTCAAGCCTCAGCCCATGATTAAGAAAGCTAAAAAGGTGTACGTCCCTGAAGAACAGAAG GACGAAAAGTACTGGCACAGACGAAGCAAGAACAACGTGGCAGCCAAGCGCTCACGCGACGCCCGCAGACTAAAAGAGAACCAGATCACGGTGCGAGCGGCGTTCCTGGAGCGGGAGAACTCGGTTTTGAGGACGGAGGTGGCGGACCTGCGCAAGGAGTGCAGCTCCTACAAGGACATCGTGGGTCACTATGAAGCCAAATTTGGAAAACTGTAA
- the tefa gene encoding TEF transcription factor, PAR bZIP family member a isoform X1, giving the protein MSGEAVVVTLETGIGAPTSFPVVLKKIMEMPPPNILDGDEDTDKEKLGLDDSADLGGGVSEMGPSAALTPAIWDKTIPYGDEDFHLEYMDLEEFLMENGISASQGEGSLQGSISMGKKKAVKTEEVTPADEGLLPIEELSKCDEEVVIISNCETDITCDVTSEEKTEAECTSPEPVNPDEIEVEINYEPDPTDLVLSSVPGGELFNPRKHKFSEEELKPQPMIKKAKKVYVPEEQKDEKYWHRRSKNNVAAKRSRDARRLKENQITVRAAFLERENSVLRTEVADLRKECSSYKDIVGHYEAKFGKL; this is encoded by the exons ATGTCCGGAGAAGCTGTCGTCGTCACACTAGAAACGGGCATCGGGGCCCCCACATCGTTCCCCGTTGTTCTGAAGAAAATAATGGAAATGCCTCCGCCGAATATACTGGACGGCGATGAAG ACACTGACAAGGAGAAGCTGGGTCTGGATGACAGTGCCGACCTGGGCGGAGGAGTCAGCGAGATGGGGCCGTCAGCCGCCCTCACCCCTGCTATCTGGGACAAGACCATCCCCTATGGCGACGAGGACTTCCACCTGGAGTACATGGACCTCGAGGAGTTCCTCATGGAGAATGGCATCTCTGCCTCACAGGGAGAAGGCTCCCTCCAGGGGAGCATTTCGATGGGAAAGAAGAAGGCCGTCAAGACCGAGGAGGTCACGCCGGCAGACGAGGGCCTGCTGCCCATTGAGGAGCTGAGCAAGTGTGATGAGGAGGTGGTGATCATCAGTAACTGCGAGACAGACATCACGTGTGATGTTACGTCAG AAGAAAAAACAGAAGCAGAGTGCACGTCCCCAGAGCCTGTCAATCCTGACGAAATCGAAGTCGAAATCAACTACGAGCCAGACCCCACAGACCTGGTCTTGTCTAGTGTACCGGGGGGCGAACTCTTCAACCCCCGCAAACACAAGTTCAGCGAAGAAGAGCTCAAGCCTCAGCCCATGATTAAGAAAGCTAAAAAGGTGTACGTCCCTGAAGAACAGAAG GACGAAAAGTACTGGCACAGACGAAGCAAGAACAACGTGGCAGCCAAGCGCTCACGCGACGCCCGCAGACTAAAAGAGAACCAGATCACGGTGCGAGCGGCGTTCCTGGAGCGGGAGAACTCGGTTTTGAGGACGGAGGTGGCGGACCTGCGCAAGGAGTGCAGCTCCTACAAGGACATCGTGGGTCACTATGAAGCCAAATTTGGAAAACTGTAA